The Acidobacteriota bacterium genomic interval CCGCATCCGTGAGCGCCCGCTTCACCTTGCCGGGACTGCCCATGACCATCGACCGCGGGGGAATGACAGTGCCTTCGGTGACGAGCGTCCCGGCGGCGACGATGGAATCGCTGCCCACCACCGCACCGTTCAGCACGATCGCGCCCATGCCGATGAGGACGCGGTCTTCGATCGTGCACCCGTGGACAAGTGCGCCATGCCCGATTGTCACCGCATCCCCGATCATCGTCGGATGCGTGCCGCGCATCACGTGCACGACGGTACCGTCCTGGATGTTGGTCCGCGCCCCGATCCGGATCCGGTGCACGTCGCCGCGCACCACGCAGTTCATCCAGACGCTGGACTCCGCCCCAATCACCACGTCGCCGATGACCTGCGCGCTCTGATCCACGAAGACCGAAGCGTCGAGTTGAGGCCACAGGCCACGATACGGGCGAAGCATGGACGAAACATTATACGGGGCGAACAACCGGCAATGGGCAACCGGCAACCGGCAACCGGCAACCGGACGGACGGCGGACGGACGGCGGACGGCGGACGGCCGGGCTCGGCGAGCCGGCCCTACCAGCTACGGTCGCAGGTTGGCCGGTAGGTAGGGCCGGCCCTCCGGGCCCGGCCGCAATGGACATCGCCAACTGCAGGACAAGGTCCGTCTACACCGACGCGGGGCCGACCTCATTCGACGTTCGTGAAAAGATCGCGTACCGCAATGGCTATCACCGAGAGGGTCGGACGCAGCGCGCTGATCGAGACGTTGCGGTCCTGTCGCGAGCCGTTCGACGTGCTGGCGGCTGGCGACGGCGAGGTACTGCGCCTCCGTCGAGGGGCGCGCGTGCTCGGGCTGTTCACGGCCGGGAGCGAGGAGAACCTGCTGTGGACACATCCGGCGCTCGGTAACGTCGACAGCGCTGGTGCCCTGTTGGCCAACGCCGCGTCATGGAATGTCGGCGGCGACCGCACGTGGATCGCGCCTGAAGTGGACGTGTTCTTCCCCGCGTTTCCCGACACGTCGATCTGCGAATGCCCCGCGGCGCTCGACCCGGGCGCGTATCAGGTCACAGACTCGGGACTGGTCAATCGGTTCGAACTGCGCCTCTCTCGAACCGAGGCCACTGTGTCCCTCGAGCTGGCCAAGACGTGGGACGCTGCCACCGCCCCACCGTCTGGCGTCGAGTCGTTGCCGGCCGACGTCAGCCATGTTGGCTACGTCCAGACGACTACCCTGACTGCGCTGGCGTGCGATCGCGACGTGGCCATTGGCATGTGGGGCCTGCTGCAGGTGCCTTCCGGTGCCGAGTGTCTCGTCTCGACGCGTGCCGCGGCAGATGTCGTGTCGTACGTCGGCGGCGTGACGCCTGGCGAACTGCACTCGAGCACACGACTGCTTCGCTATCGCCCTTCCACGCCAGGCATCCACAAGATCGGCGTGCACGCCCCGGTTCTGACGGGGCGCATCGGCTGCCTCCACCGGGAGGGCGACACCGCGATGCTCGTGGTGCGCACCTTCGACGTCGACTCGTCAGGCACCTACATCGACACCGCGTGGCGAACGCCCGACGACCTCGCCTCGCCCGGATGCGCTGCCCAGCTTTGCGCCGTCGACACGCCTGCACTCGGCCGCTTCATCGAACTGGAGCACCACACGCCCGCCTTGCGCATCCCGCCGACGTCCAGCAGTGCCTCCTCGACCCGACTCGCTGACGCGAGCCACGTCTGGGCCTGCCGCGGCCCCGGCCAGCAGATCCGCACGATCGCCGAACGGCTGTTCGGGGAATGACGAATGCTGAATGACGAATGACGGAAACCCTGGCCTCCATGCCCCTTGGGGCTGCGCCGTAGGTAGGGCTCTCCGAGCCCGGCATCCGTGTCCGAGCCCGTTCCGGTTGCCGGTTGCCCATTGCCGGTTGCCGAACGCAATAAATATCGCGCATGTTTATCTAACAAAGATAACTTTGACTTTCCTTGCTCCAGACGCGCACCATCGACAGGCATGGTGGTGGCGTATCAGGGGGAACCGGGGGCGTACAGTGAGGCGGCGGCGCAACGCCATGCGCCCGACGCCACGGCGCGACCCTGTCCCAGCTTCGACGAGGTGTTCCGCGCGGTCGAGGCAGGCGAGGCCGCCTTCGGGGTCCTGCCGATCGAGAACTCCATCGGCGGCACCATCCACCGCAACTACGACCTCCTCCTCCAGCATCCGCTCCAGATCGTCGGCGACCTCGAACTCCGGGTCATCCACAGCCTGATCGCGCTGCCTGGCACGACGCTCGATCAGGTGAGACAGATCTATTCGCATCCGCAGGCGCTCGCCCAGTGCGACAGGTACCTGCGGAGCCTTCCGGGCGTCGAGGTGGTGGCCACGTACGACACGGCCGGTAGCGCCAAGCTCATCAAGGACAAGCAGATCGCCGGTGCGGCCGCGATCGCCTCCGAGCGCGCCGCCGCCGTCTTCGGCCTCCAGATCCTCGAGTCGGGGATCCAGGACTTCGCCGACAACATCACCCGCTTCATCGTCGTGGCGCCGGTGGGCAAGGCCGGCATCACCGGGGCGCCGAGCAACAAGACGACAGTCGTGTTCACGCTGGCCAACGAGGCCGGCGCGCTGTTCAAGGCGCTCAGCGTGTTCGCGCTCCGCGGCATCGACCTGACCAAGCTCGAGTCGCGGCCGATTCCCGGGCGCCCCTGGGAATACCTGTTCTACGTGGACCTGGCCGTGGGTGCCGACGATGCGCGCTGCGATCGCGCGCTCGCGCACCTGGCCGAGTTCGCGCCGATGTTCCGCAATCTCGGGTCGTACGCGTCGACGCTGCTGCCCCGTTCCGTGCCCGTGGCGGCAGGAGATCCCGCATGACCGACCTCAACAAGCACAAGAGCGCCGCGCTCACCGACGGCCCGAACCGCGCCGCCGCGCGCGCGATGCTCAAGGCCTGCGCGTTCACCGACGAGGACCTCGCCAAGCCGCTGGTGGGGATCGCCAACACGTGGACCGAGATCGGGCCATGCAACTTCCACCTGCGTGAGCTGGCCGAGCACGTGAAGGCCGGCGTGCGCGCGGCGGGCGGTACGCCGATGGAGTTCAACACGGTGGCCGTCTCCGACGGCATCACGATGGGCGCCGAAGGCATGCGCGCCTCGCTCGTGAGCCGCGAGGTCATCGCCGACTCCATCGAACTGGTCACGTTCGGCCATCACCTCGACGCCGTGGTGATGCTGTGCGGCTGCGACAAGACGATTCCAGGCACGATCATGGCGCTTGCCCGCCTCAACATCCCGGGCGTCATCCTCTACGGCGGGTCGATTGCGCCGGGCACGTGGCAGGGCAAGGACGTCACGGTGCAGGACGTGTTCGAGGGCATCGGCGCGCAGGCGGCCGGACGCATCTCGCTCGTCGAACTCAAGGATCTCGAAGACAAGGCCTGCCCCGGCGTGGGCGCGTGCGGCGGCCAGTTCACGGCCAACACGATGGCGATGGTGGCCGAGTTCCTCGGCATCGCCGCGATGGGCAGCGTGAGCATTCCGGCAACGCTGCCCGAGAAGCAGGCGGCCGCCGAACACGCGGGCCGACTGGCGCTCGATCTCCTCCACCGGGGCGTCCGTCCGCGCGACATCATCACGCGCACTGCGCTCGAGAACGCCATCACGGGCGTCGTTGCGACAGGTGGATCGACCAACGCCGTGATGCACCTGCTCGCGATCGCCCATGAAGCCGGCGTGCCACTCGGCATCGACGACTTCAACGCGATCAACGACAAGACGCCGCTACTGGCCGACCTGAAGCCGGGCGGACGCTACGTGGCCGCCGACCTGCACTACGCCGGCGGCACCGGACTCGTGTGCCAGCGCCTCGAGACGGCAGGCCTCATCGACGGATCGGCGCCGACGGTCACCGGCCGCACCATCGGCCAAGAAGCCGCGGCGGTGCGTGAAACGCCCGGACAGGATGTGGTGCGGCCTTTCGATACGCCGCTCAAGCCCACGGGCGGGCTACTGATCCTCAAGGGCAACATCGCGCCCGACGGGTGCGTGGTGAAGGTGGCGGGTTCGTCGCTCGCCGGGCATCAGGGGCCGGCGCGCGTCTTCGAAGGCGAGGAAGCCGCGTTCGCCGCCGTGCAGGCGGGCCAGATCGTCGCCGGCGACGTGGTGGTGATCCGCCATGAAGGACCGAGGGGCGGTCCCGGCATGCGCGAGATGCTCGGCGTCACCGCCGCCATCATGGGCGCGGGTCTCGGCAACTCCGTGGCGCTGCTCACCGACGGCCGTTTCTCCGGCGCGACGCGCGGCCTGATGGCCGGCCACGTCGCTCCCGAAGCCGTGTCGGGCGGCCCCATCGCCGCCATCCGCGACGGCGACGTCATCACGTTCGACCTGAAGCAACGCCGCCTCGACATGGCGGTGAGCGACGAGGAGATCGCGCAACGCCTCGCGGCGTACCGCGCGCCCGCGCCGCGCTACACCACTGGTGTCATGGCCAAGTACGCCAGCCTCGTTTCATCGGCGTCGGAAGGCGCCATCACGCGGCCGGCCCCCGCCCTGCATTCCTGAACCTCGAGTATCCCCATGAAGAAGACCGGAGCCCAAATCCTGTGGGAGAGCCTGGTGCGCGAAGGCGTCACCTGCGTGTTCGGCTACCCTGGCGGCGCGATCCTGCCGGCGTACGACGCGATGCTCGACTACCCGATCCGTCACATCCTGGTGCGCCATGAGCAGGGCGCCACGCACATGGCCGACGGCTATGCGCGCGCGACAGGCCAGGTCGGCGTCGCGATCGCCACGAGCGGCCCAGGCGCCACCAACATGGTCACCGGCATCGCCACCGCCATGATGGACTCGGTCCCCATCGTCTGCATCACCGGGCAGGTGGGCAGCAAGGCGATCGGATCGGACGCCTTCCAGGAAACCGACATCACGGGCATCACGCTGCCCGTGACCAAGCACAACTACCTTGTGACGCGTCCCGAGGACGTGGCGCGCGTGGTGCGCGAGGCGTTCTACGTGGCACGGTCGGGTCGGCCCGGTCCCGTGCTGATCGACATCACGAAGGACTGCCAGCAGTCGACCTGCGAGTTCGTGTGGCCGGAGGCACCGACGCTGCGCGGCTATCGTCCGTCGCACACGCCGAGCACGCGCGAAGTCGATCAGGCCATCGAGCTGATTCATTCGGCCAAGCGCCCGATCATCCTCGCCGGCCGCGGCATCGAACTGTCGGGCGCCCGCGAAACGGTGCTGACGTTCGCCGAACAGGCCAACGTGCCGATCGCGACGACGCTGCTCGGCATCGGCGCGATCCCGGCGAGCCATCCGCTGAACCTCGGCATGATGGGCATGCACGGCGAGGCGTGGGTCAACACCGCCATCCAGGAAGCCGACCTGCTGCTCGCCTTCGGGATGCGCTTCGACGATCGCGTGACGGGCAACGTGCGCACGTACGCGCCCGATGCAAAGAAGATCCACATCGACATCGATCCCGCGGAGTTGAACAAGAACGTCCGCGTCGACGTCGGCCTCATCGGCGACCTCCGGCAGACGATCGAGCAGCTCATGCCACGCGTCGAGGCGCGCGATCGCAGCGACTGGATCGCCTACATCTCGATGCTCAAGGGCGATTCGGCCGTTCGCGACATCCAGAACCTGCCCGACAACGGTCACCTCTATGCCGCGCACGTCATCAACGACCTGTGGCGCGAGACGCGCGATCGCGACACGATCGTGGTCACCGACGTCGGCCAGCACCAGATGTGGGAAGCGCAGTACTACAAGCACGAGAGCCGGCGCTCCCTCATCACGTCGGGCGGACTCGGCACGATGGGCTTCGCGCTGCCCGCCGCGATCGGCGCGAAGGTCGCGCGGCCCGATGCCGAAGTGTGGGTGGTGGTCGGCGATGGCGGCTTCCAGATGACGATGTGCGAACTGGCGACGATCGCGCAGGAAGGCATCGACATCAACATCGCGATCATCAACAACGGCTTCCTCGGCATGGTGCGGCAGTGGCAGGAGTTCTTCTACGAGCGCCGCTATGCCGCCACGCCGCTGGTCAACCCCGACTTCGTCAAGCTCACGCAGGCGTTCGGCCTGAAGGCCATGCAGGTGACCTCGCGAGCCGAGGTGGTGCCGGCCGTGCGCGACGCAAGCGGCCACCAGGGCA includes:
- the pheA gene encoding prephenate dehydratase gives rise to the protein MVVAYQGEPGAYSEAAAQRHAPDATARPCPSFDEVFRAVEAGEAAFGVLPIENSIGGTIHRNYDLLLQHPLQIVGDLELRVIHSLIALPGTTLDQVRQIYSHPQALAQCDRYLRSLPGVEVVATYDTAGSAKLIKDKQIAGAAAIASERAAAVFGLQILESGIQDFADNITRFIVVAPVGKAGITGAPSNKTTVVFTLANEAGALFKALSVFALRGIDLTKLESRPIPGRPWEYLFYVDLAVGADDARCDRALAHLAEFAPMFRNLGSYASTLLPRSVPVAAGDPA
- a CDS encoding gamma carbonic anhydrase family protein yields the protein MLRPYRGLWPQLDASVFVDQSAQVIGDVVIGAESSVWMNCVVRGDVHRIRIGARTNIQDGTVVHVMRGTHPTMIGDAVTIGHGALVHGCTIEDRVLIGMGAIVLNGAVVGSDSIVAAGTLVTEGTVIPPRSMVMGSPGKVKRALTDA
- the ilvD gene encoding dihydroxy-acid dehydratase — translated: MTDLNKHKSAALTDGPNRAAARAMLKACAFTDEDLAKPLVGIANTWTEIGPCNFHLRELAEHVKAGVRAAGGTPMEFNTVAVSDGITMGAEGMRASLVSREVIADSIELVTFGHHLDAVVMLCGCDKTIPGTIMALARLNIPGVILYGGSIAPGTWQGKDVTVQDVFEGIGAQAAGRISLVELKDLEDKACPGVGACGGQFTANTMAMVAEFLGIAAMGSVSIPATLPEKQAAAEHAGRLALDLLHRGVRPRDIITRTALENAITGVVATGGSTNAVMHLLAIAHEAGVPLGIDDFNAINDKTPLLADLKPGGRYVAADLHYAGGTGLVCQRLETAGLIDGSAPTVTGRTIGQEAAAVRETPGQDVVRPFDTPLKPTGGLLILKGNIAPDGCVVKVAGSSLAGHQGPARVFEGEEAAFAAVQAGQIVAGDVVVIRHEGPRGGPGMREMLGVTAAIMGAGLGNSVALLTDGRFSGATRGLMAGHVAPEAVSGGPIAAIRDGDVITFDLKQRRLDMAVSDEEIAQRLAAYRAPAPRYTTGVMAKYASLVSSASEGAITRPAPALHS
- the ilvB gene encoding biosynthetic-type acetolactate synthase large subunit; amino-acid sequence: MKKTGAQILWESLVREGVTCVFGYPGGAILPAYDAMLDYPIRHILVRHEQGATHMADGYARATGQVGVAIATSGPGATNMVTGIATAMMDSVPIVCITGQVGSKAIGSDAFQETDITGITLPVTKHNYLVTRPEDVARVVREAFYVARSGRPGPVLIDITKDCQQSTCEFVWPEAPTLRGYRPSHTPSTREVDQAIELIHSAKRPIILAGRGIELSGARETVLTFAEQANVPIATTLLGIGAIPASHPLNLGMMGMHGEAWVNTAIQEADLLLAFGMRFDDRVTGNVRTYAPDAKKIHIDIDPAELNKNVRVDVGLIGDLRQTIEQLMPRVEARDRSDWIAYISMLKGDSAVRDIQNLPDNGHLYAAHVINDLWRETRDRDTIVVTDVGQHQMWEAQYYKHESRRSLITSGGLGTMGFALPAAIGAKVARPDAEVWVVVGDGGFQMTMCELATIAQEGIDINIAIINNGFLGMVRQWQEFFYERRYAATPLVNPDFVKLTQAFGLKAMQVTSRAEVVPAVRDASGHQGTVLIDFRVEQEDSVYPMVPAGNDLHNMIRRPSAIIETGADA